The DNA region CATCATATGCCCTTGCCCACTTCTCCCAAGGAATGTTATATATCCATGATAAAGCGACATTGTTTGTTCTTCGGATTTCCCCGTGATAGTAGTTAAACGTTGCCTCTGTCAACGCATAGCCCATGTTAACAACTATTTTGCGTAGTTCCTTGTATTTAATCtcacgcatgaagttttgtgcaatgtgtctaatgcaatagacgtGTGAAGATGGAGGATGTTGCCATCCATTTTTAGGATTGTTATATGCACTCTTTATTGATTCATGCCTGTTTGATATAAGACACAAATTTGCTTGTGGAGTAACGTGTATTCTCAAAttcttaagaaagaaactccaaACATCCTTTGTCTCACCTTCAACTAATGTGAACGCTATTGGAAAAATATTCCCGTTCTCATCCTGTGCCACAACCATCAATAGAGTCCCTCTATACTTGCCATACAACCATGTTCCATCGACCTGCACAATAGGTTTACAATAGGCGAAACCATGTATACATGGTCAAAACGCCTAAAATAGACGATGGAAGATCCTTTGGTCACCCAATTGCGATCCATCATTTGAAATCACAGGTAAGGATCACAATTCTATAATAGTACCTGGAAGATATATTTTCATTACCAGTATCCACTGTGGCAGATCGTTGTAAGATGTCTCCCAATTTTCATACAACGACTCAATTACCTTACACTTTGCAATCCATGCCTTTTTGCACGATATTATATACCTGTATTTTTTTGCAACATGAGCGATGATCACCTTCACCTTAAGAGAAGCGTTGTGATTAACAAGCTCCATTATGCTCTTACTAATCATTTCTGAATTGAGTTTTCTATGGTCTTGTGACATAGAAGTGGTTATGCATGTATGAGGCCCACCAAACTTACCAATCTTCCACTTTGAGTTCCCCTTATGCAAAGAAACCCTGCATTTGAATTTGCATGCAAAATTTTTACATTTGATGACGTAACGTACATTGTCAGATTTTGTAACTGAATAATCTAGACTACGTTTTATATGCCATTGTTGCAACGCAATAACACACACTTCCTTATTTTCAAACTTCATGCCCTCCTCTATGTCGTTAGCATTGTGAATTGGTGTGAAACTCCCAAAAATAGAGATTGGTTCAAGATCATCCAAACTTATATTTTGCATGTGAGCAGGTGGATTATACAAACTAATTGGTTGAACTTTTACTGCTACGGTAGGTGTGTCGATGAGGTCTTCATTTCCATCATCGCTAGCACCAAATAGATCTTCAAATCAGACCTCTTCTTGATCATCCTCACTGTTGTCGCCAACCTCTTCATTCGGTATGAAAGGTTCGTTATTTTGAGTCGGTTCTTCGTCAATGGTTTGACTCATTTCGTACTGGTGTGACTGTATGGATTGCGTTGGATATGTTTCATGATTTTCAGGTAGACGAACATATATCTCAATGGTGGGTAATTGAGAAAATGTTATGTGACATTGAAACATTGACTTGACTTCTTCCTCATTCTCAATAGGTGTCCTTACGTAAAAGACGCTATCATCGTCTCCATTAATTAATGGATGGCGATAAATAATTTCTTCAACGTGACTTTGCAACTTTTTTTCAATTCGATCTTTTAGATGATGGAAATTAGAATTGATGTGAATTTTGAATAAATGGATATTTGTATTATTAAATGAGAATCTCTCATTAACATCTGTGAAAATAGACCCGTTATAGTGAATAAACACAACTAAATTTCTTTGAGCCATTTGGATATTAGATATGAATGAAGGAGAGTTGGAATGTTGACAAAGAATACTATTAAAGACCTATTTTATAGTCAAAAAATGATTTCCAATGGTTGGAAGAATacaaaaccctaaaccctaaatCGGCCATTGATTGGACGACTGAAAACGCTGAAAGGCATAGCTCGCCCATTGATTGGACGAGTCAAAACGCATACAGGCATAGCTCGGCCATTGATTGGACGTGTCAGAACGCATGGAGCTTTTGCAGTGCACCGTCTCATCAACCAGGGAATCGTTGAAGGGAAAACTCAACCCAACTTTTACATGCATGCAGTGTTGTGTTCAATCAACAatcttttattatttttctaCACTATAAATGAGTTTCTCATCATCAACATCTTTTCATCAAATCTTTTCAACCATCAAATCTTTTCTTCAAATCTTTGCATTGTAGAACATTTTCTTGAAATTCATATCTATAAAATGTCTTTGTTGTGGATGAGAGAAACACACCGTGGAACAGCAGCAAACATTGCAAAATATGTAAGTCTACGTATTCATTACGTTTTTTTATAAATTCAGCTTCTTATCACCAAAAGTATTCATTATTACATTTCAGGAAGACACTAGGTTCTGGGTCCATTCATACACTCACATTTAACCAAGTGTTGTTATAATACCGCATTTAGAACAAGCCGGTTTTGCTAATGTAGCAAAAATAACAAGTTTAAAAAGAGACCCCAAACATTTAACACTACATTCGAACAACCCACTTCTACATTCAACCTTGATAATGTCTATTATCCTTCAATCCAACACACTCAGCCCAACACCTTCACACAACCAACACATTCACTATCCGACTTTGATCTCACGGATGACCATCTACTGGATATCCCTTCTTTTTTCATTCAAGATTTCGACGGTATGAATATGCGTCCCAATACATCACAGcaacatcaaaatcaacatcaagatCAACATCAAGATCTATCTTCCGACTCATCTCCATCTTTCCAAAGACAAAGAGCTGAAGACTTAGGCATGGAAAAATGCAAAAAAGTAGGCACAAGATGTGGAACAGATGGTACTATAACAAATAAAATGTATTTTTTTCATGTACATcaataaaatatttattatttattacAATTATTTATATGCTTAGttaatataattataattttattattaaaacaaatatttaatttaaaaaaaaaattataaaaaaactataatttatattatttaaataaaaaattattataaaaatatttattaataaagcttaaaatgtatttaaataaaaaaaaaattgtttctttaTTAACTTGACCAATCATTGGCCGAGTCCACACTGCCAGAGTATATCTTCAGCAACTCATCCATCCATTAAATGAGTGGATAGTAAAAAAGGGACACTCATGAAAATTTAATTTCAGAATAGAAGATATTGAGAATTTAAAATCAAAAAAGGGGCCGGACAATAAAAAAtccttaaaaaaaaaaagaagaaagaaagaaagtgGGGTAGTAGTTTAGTCCGAGTCATGATTGTAGAAGATCAGTACATATGGCTAGGGGCGGAGGTAGGTACACTTGATTTCTATATCATATTTAACTTTGAACCCCCTCAATATATTATTCTACACTCTTAATGTAACTTGTGTACCCCGATTActttattttaaatatatttgTACTTATATGATTGACATATCTATAAATACAAATCTAGATTTTAAGATGGACAATATAGCTCTTTCAGCCTATTGTTTTCTTTTCATCATTTATTGTTATTAATTAATTTTGTTAgtaaaatattttataaaaaacTATAAATTCTAAACCAAAAAAACATCACAAGAGATCTATACGTTTACCACTTCTTGTTCGGCAGTAAACTAAACCACTTAGAAGATAGCATTGTATATATAAATTAAATGCAAGTGTACTATATATGATTAATgttttataattttatttaacAAATACCCAGTTGATTAATATATTCTTCTATTTTATTTGAAATGATATTTTAGTCTTTTATGTTTATACTTTAATTTATTTAGAAAATTTAAAATTCATATTTTTAATCCTTAATTTTATATATTGTCATAATATAATTTTgtttcaaatttaaaaataagaTTTTAGTCTTCCAATTTAAAAATTCACTTCTTTTAATAATTTTTAACATTCAAATTTTTTGCTCTCTAATTTATATAATgtaaattttgatccaaattttgatttttaagtctaaaaacatatatgatatatattttttttaatgaatACATATTTAATAGAATCAATATACActaaaaaataattatttaatagagtaaaaaataataaaataatatatatatatatatatatatatatatatatatatatatatatatatatatatatatatatatatatatatatatatatatatatatatatatatatttgatttAATTCATCTTTTAGTCTCTTATCTTAATTTGTTAATTCTATTTAGTCCCTTAAATAAAAAGCGTTACACTCTAGTCCCTTAAAACATTTATGTTAGCCTAACAAGTCTCTTATGCTACATTATATAGGAAAAACGTTAAAAATCGGCTACGTGACATATTTAAAATATTAACATGACatattgtttttatttttgcAATTATTAGTaagtttattttaatttaaattatgaAGATCATTTCTAACTTTAAAAAGATTATTtctaaaattatttttagattgACCCAAGTTTTATATTTGGAATCCCATCGAAGTGAAAAGAATCTCATTAAAGACGCAATGGATACTAATTTTCATTGTTCATTTCTAGTTATTTTATCAAGATACACTTATTATTGTTTCCCTTGTTTGTATTTCAAAGTTTCAGTTTTTATAAGTTTTTCTTTGGATCGGTTGACAAATAAGTTTTGTTTTTGTTCGTGTTTTTTAAAAGTTTCAGttttttatggattttttttAGATCAAAAAAATGGATTTTGTTCTTTTTCATATTTTTACTGTTGTAAAATTTCAGTTTTTATGAATTGGAGTAGCTTACCTTTAAAATTTCAGTTTTTAAAATTTCATTTTGAGGACAAGTGACTCACTGAAACTCACTAGTGAAACAACTGAGAAACACATTTCCAGAATCAATTCATTAGATTCTCATTCAGTCAATCTAGGGTTCTTCTATTACATTGACCTCCTTTTTTTTCCTTTCTATAACGAATCATTGATGGAAAACAGTAACTCGGAGCAAACTGTGTAAGACGGAAAACTCTTTAGACACCTTAATTCTTTTATCGACGTTCATCTTCATCACAGCAATCCCACTCAGGTTACTGCAATTTCTTCATTTACTCCATAAAAATATACATTTTTTAAGTGAAAAATGtttttaaaatgttttttttCCTTCACTACAGGCTGCTACTGCGGTTGCTTCAACAACTAAGACATTGATGAGTGTAGAAGCCTCATCCAACAAACTTCTTGAATGTAGAATAAGTGTATTTTTTTTTCTAGTTTTGTGTTGGATTGATTTTTTTCCAAGTAACTTTGTAATGTAAATTATAGTAGTGATGAAAAATTTAATTAGTGTATTTTTTGTTCTAGTTTTATGTTGGATTGATTTTTTTTCTAATAGAATTGATTTTGAGCTTACATTTACACAAATGTATTTGAATTGAAAGGTAACCCTATTTGTTCTTTTTAAAAAAAGATTTAGTAGTATtgatttttaatatatatattcATTCATATTTTAACTAATTATGCCTTTTTTATCCTTTTGTTGAGTCATTACCTAGATGACACGCCACACTGACAAATATTCACGTTTCCTCAGTTAAACGAACGGAAGAGACCAATAATACTAACATAATTAATATTAAGGGAACAATGTATAACTTTTATCTATTAATGGActaaaatagaaattaaaattacatatatatatatatatatatatatatatatatatatatatatatatatatatatatatataatatataatatatatatattatatatatatatatatatatatatatatatatatatatatatatatatatatatatatatatatatatatatatatatatatatacacttGAGTTTTTTATAGTATCCAATGTTATAACATTTCAATTTTAAACTTAATAGATATTGCACTTCTACACAATCATTTTTATTAAGAGAGTGATGGTGGGATCTCTCTTTGTTTAAATTAtataatttctattttttttttaaattttatttattgattatattttatttataGTGTAAACATTAGAAATAGTGAAAGAAGAAAGCAGTTAGGGTTTTCATTAGAATAAAAAAGAATCAAATACAATATTTATCAAAGTTAATATATAGTAAAGTATAAATAGACAATAATACACTTAGCTCAATTATAATAAAAGTCCATTGCATATTATCTAACATCTTCCTTCAAATTCACAATGCATGAAGCATTGAGAATTTGTCAATCAAGAAACGAAAATATTTGATGGAATGAGTTTTTGTGATCAAATAAGGAATCTGAGAAGCGGAAGAAACAAACGACAAAGTAATGGTGTCATGCTAAAAGTGATCACGAGTGAGATGACAATCAATCTCAATGTGTTTTGTATGTTCATGAAAAAATGAGTTATGAGCAATTTGAATGACACTCTTATTATCACAATACATATGAGTCGGTTCAGAAAGAGAAACACCCATATTAGAGAGTAACCAACATAGCCAAACTACTTCAGTGGTGGTTGAAGCCATTACACGATACTCTGCTTCTGTAGAAGAGCGAGAGACAATATCCTGCTTTTTACTCTTCCAAGAGACGAATGAGTCTCCAAGAAAGATACAAAATTCCGTAGTAGActtaatgtaacacccttctacaCCCCAAAATAATAATCTGATATTTTAATTAGAAAACATAACcacaagggtgtcacacacatAAAAACACATAACATGCTCTTTAACATTGGTTACCATAGAAATaaattcaaatgcacatattTATACCTGGGATGCTACACGAAATCCAACACATCTGATTTGTACTTGGGTTGTTACACGACATCCAAGACATCTGATTTGGGTCAAGTACTTGTATAATAAGGCATTCAGTACCTGTCCTCGCATGCTCACCTAAGAATTTACGGTATCATCACAACAAAATCACTAATAAACATACAACAATAATATTGTAACTCAAGAAATTAAGTCTCATGAATTTTAACTTAATAGCATAAACAAAAGAGTATGGAAATACTCTCAAAACAACTTAAAATCTCCATAACACAAAAAGTTTGTAACGTCGACAATAAAGCTACAAAAATCAAATCAAGCCTTTATCCCAACCCGGTGTTACATGATTAGAGCAAGGAACCAATAAATAAAAGTGATAAACTACAAAAGTCACTTCAAGATGCTATCCTTCCACTTACTTCAGTCAAAGCTACTCCTGAGTATCTGTACGATGCCCATATGAAGACAACATCCCAACAGAAGAGGGTGAGCATACACTTTAATAATTAGTAGTGGAAAACAAAGATTAACTAACAACATCACACATTAATTGCAACAATCACCAACATATCAAGTATTCTCATTCACTCGTCATAACACCAAAAATAATCACCAAATGTAACACAATGCAAATGTACTCGACAACTGACTCAACATGTATGTGGTACCAAATTATGAACACTTGGGTCCATTTCACTCAacgatccccaccataggatcgattcTCTCTTGAAATCAAAGCCTACTATGTTAGCATATGTGACGCTACTCATATAAACCCTTTCGACCTCAGAACTGGGACACTGATTTGTACTCATCTTGAATTGAAGGTTTCTCAGAGTCACAATTGTAACGCCCCAAACTACTTTCAGGATTATCGAatgaccccacaaaccaacacggaTCTTTTCAGTatgttttatcctcactcacacgcttttCGAGAAACTTTCCAGAAGGTCACATATTTAATTTAGgcttttatttaatttattagaaataataaaataatttagtacgttataataataatagttagaataattaaaaacaaattattaTATTAAAGATTTATTTAAGTGTGACAAATATAAATATTTAATTGTATTTatttgaaataattatttaattgagaTTAAAATAATATTACAATTGTTTAACCGTTACGGGAGAATGTTTAAGTAGGAAGTAAAATGTTTGAAAGTTTAAGTGTTATTACCGTTAGGCAACACAACAATTATTGGGATTTTTATTATTatcaataaataataattaaCAATTATTAGGAATATAATTTCAACCTTAGAATTAGCACTAGGAGAAATACGATAGAATTTTCTGGGAAAGCAGTCTAGGGCGTTACAACAGCAGGCTTTGAATTCAACATAATTTGTCTAGAATCTTCCGTAGGcatgtctcttgagataagcataatttCGAATGCTTTCTGTCTCTTtggatgtcaatcccaagaatctTGGATGCAACTCCCAGATCCTTCATATCAAACTCTTTATTGGAATCAACCTCCACCTTCATTACATCCCCGACATTGTTGTTTTCTATGAGAATATCATCCATATAAAGCAACAAAATAATAAATGAATTAGGTCAAAATCTGAAGTAAACAAAGTGGTCGAACTGACTTCTAATGAAACCTATGTGTGCCATGAACTTGTCAAATCTCATATTCCACTATTGAGGAGATTGTCTCAATCCATATAAAGATCTATTCAGCTTGCACACATAATCTTCCTTTCCCTTTTCTGCATACCCTTCAGGTTGCCTCATCAAGATTGTTACATCTAGATCTCCATACAAGAAAGCAGTTTTCACATCCATTTATTCAATTCTAGGTTGAACTGTGCCACCATGGCAAGTAACATTCGAATGGACTTGTGCTTCATAATAGGGAGAACACATCATTAAAGTTGACACCTTCTTTCTGAGTGAAACCCCTTGCGACCAATCTTGCCTTGTATCTTTTCGATGTCACTTCTTCGATTCCTtccttaactttgaaaatccacttaAAACTGACTAACCTGGCTCTAGCAGATTTCTTGATCAGTTCCCAAGTGTGGTTATCATGAAGAACACATCCCCTTGCGACCAATCTTTCCTTGTATCTTTTCGATGTCACTCCTTCGAGTCCTtccttaactttgaaaatccacttaAAATTGACTAACCTGGCTCTAGCAGATTTCTTGATCAGTTCCCAAGtgtggttatcatgaagagacttcATCTCATCATACATGGCTTTCACCCATTCAATCTTGTTTCGACTCCTCATAACTTCATTAtagtctctaggttcttcatctagAGTCTCACTTGTAGAGATTAAGGCATAAGCAATGAGATTTACATACCCAAGTCTTTAaggtggcttgatgactcttctcgACCTATCTCTTGCCAACAGGTAGTCATCGAAAGTTTTCTAAACTTCCTCAATATCTTCAACATCTTGATCTAGGATACACAATTCAGCATCGACATGCTCCACCTTAACAGGAATCTCTTCACGTTCCATCTCTTCTTCACATATCTGTACATTTCAACTAACATCGTCAGTTTTCTTGAAAGCCATCTCATtttcattgaaaactacatctcgacTGGTGATACACCTCCTATAACCTGACTCTAGGCACCATAgcctataagctttgactccttcagCGTATGCCATGAATATGCATCTCAGAGCTTTAGATTCGACCTTGTCTTGCCTAATATGAGCATAGGCTATGCATCTAAATACTCTAAGTTTG from Lathyrus oleraceus cultivar Zhongwan6 chromosome 1, CAAS_Psat_ZW6_1.0, whole genome shotgun sequence includes:
- the LOC127088901 gene encoding uncharacterized protein LOC127088901 produces the protein MQNISLDDLEPISIFGSFTPIHNANDIEEGMKFENKEVCVIALQQWHIKRSLDYSVTKSDNVRYVIKCKNFACKFKCRVSLHKGNSKWKIGKFGGPHTCITTSMSQDHRKLNSEMISKSIMELVNHNASLKVKVIIAHVAKKYRYIISCKKAWIAKCKVIESLYENWETSYNDLPQWILVDGTWLYGKYRGTLLMVVAQDENGNIFPIAFTLVEGETKDVWSFFLKNLRIHVTPQANLCLISNRHESIKSAYNNPKNGWQHPPSSHVYCIRHIAQNFMREIKYKELRKIVVNMGYALTEATFNYYHGEIRRTNNVALSWIYNIPWEKWARAYDGGQRWGSHDK